A portion of the Mytilus galloprovincialis chromosome 12, xbMytGall1.hap1.1, whole genome shotgun sequence genome contains these proteins:
- the LOC143053702 gene encoding choline dehydrogenase, mitochondrial-like yields the protein MVLLERKSDPPGVYDKPFKEMYDYIVGAGSAGSVVAFRLSEEYDTSVLLLEAGMSDMEPDDVTQIPSLWALRGLHGPINIKETTESILQSFHQTAAKEIGFSTVDCNSDDPIGFCKNQMNVKDGKRCSTSTCYLRPVLERHNLQVSLRSRVTKVLIRSNKAVGVEFIKDGKRRRIFAKHEVILSAGFIRSAQILMLSGIGPRKHLQQMKIPLTVDLPVGQNLYDHLLFAVQYNITAPLSINNKKASEPDDKIYIWCTSSDFKCLALSVPDEIV from the exons ATGGTTCTTTTAGAACGGAAATCAGATCCACCAGGGGTTTATGATAAACCCTTCAAAGAAATGTATGATTACATCGTCG GAGCTGGTTCTGCAGGTAGTGTTGTTGCCTTTCGATTATCGGAAGAATATGACACTTCAGTTCTTTTGTTGGAAGCTGGAATGTCAGATATGGAACCAGATGACGTAACCCAAATACCATCTCTGTGGG CTTTACGAGGACTGCATGGACCTATCAACATAAAAGAGACTACTGAGAGTATTTTACAGTCATTCCATCAAACAGCGGCAAAGGAAATAGGATTTTCTACAGTAGATTGTAATAGTGATGATCCGATAG gtTTCTGTAAAAATCAGATGAATGTTAAAGACGGCAAACGTTGCAGCACATCGACCTGTTACCTTAGGCCAGTCTTAGAAAGACACAACTTACAAGTCAGTTTGCGATCTCGCGTAACAAAG GTTTTAATAAGAAGTAACAAAGCTGTTGGAGTTGAATTTATAAAAGATGGAAAGAGACGACGGATATTCGCAAAACATGAAGTTATTCTTTCAGCTGGATTTATAAGGTCTGCTCAAATTTTAATGCTCTCGGGAATCGGTCCTCGCAAACATCTCCAACAAATGAAG ATACCATTAACAGTTGATCTGCCTGTTGGACAAAATTTGTATGATCATTTACTGTTTGCTGTTCAATATAACATCACTGCACCATTGAGTATCAACAATAAAAAGGCTTCAGAACCAGATGATAAGATTTATATATGGtgtacatcttcggatttcaaatgtttggctttgagtgttcctgatgaaa tcgtataa